A window of Photobacterium toruni genomic DNA:
ACTAGGCCTAATAAACATTTTTCAAAATTAGCAGTAAGGCTGCCATCTCCCATGCGAAAGATAACGGGCTTAGCATTAGCAAATGTAGATTCAGCTACAGTTCCATCAGCTAATTTAATTGAAAAGTGCATTAATACTTCACTGTTACTGTTGATCGCCGACATATATTCTTCCCTATTATTGGTTACGACTATTTAACAACAAAGTGTCACGGGTATCAACGTACGTTCACTAGGGTTTTTAATCCAGCCAAGGTAATAATAAAAAAAAACGCCACCTGTAAGAACAAGCAGCGTTTTATTTTAATAACAGATTAATACTTAATGAACTTTAGCTGTCTTATCCGCTTTAAAGCCATCAAGAATTAACAATACAGCACCCAAACAAATGGCTGAATCGGCAATATTAAATGCAGGCCAATGATAACTACCGTAATAGAAATCAAGAAAATCGACCACAAAACCATGGTAAAGGCGATCAAATAAATTACCTAATGCACCACCAATGATCAGCGCATACGCAATATTGGCCATTTTATTGGTTACTGGCGTACGACGCATCCACAATGTCAATAAACCGCAAACACCAAACGCAATTGCGGCAAACAACCATCGTTGCCAACCACCAGCACTACTTAAAAAACTAAATGCAGCACCGGTATTGTGTACATACAGTAAATTAAAAAATGGCGTGATCTCAATTCGGTTTGGCCAGCCATAGCCCATCGAGTCCATTACCAATAGCTTAGTGCCATTATCGATAATAAATACCACAATCGCTAACCATAGCCAGCGAATACCCGATTGTTTAAGCGTCAACGCTTGCTGAGGTGCTGAATTAGTCATTAGGCAAATTTACGCTCTTCGCCGTCGCCATCGATGTTAGTTACACAACGACCACACACTTCTTCGTGTCCAGCAATCGTGCCAACATCAGCAACATGGTGCCAACAACGCTCACACTTCGCAGCTTCAGAAGCACGTACTGTTACAAATAATCCTTCGATATCTGTTTCTTGTGCGCCTTCAGGCTTGCTATCAGCAACCACAACTTGTGCTTTTGATGTTAACAATACAAAACGTAATTCGTCTTCTAGCTTATTCAGCTTCGCAGCAAGATCCGCATTCGCAGTAAGCGTTACTTCCGCTTGTAGTGAACCACCAATAACTTTTTCGCTACGTGCAGTTTCAAGTAACTTGTTCACAGCACCACGAACTTGTTGAATCTCAGCCCAGAAATCGTTGTTGAGTTCTTCGTTCTCAGCAAGACCAAATAAACCATCGAACCACTCACCAGTAAACACAAATTGATCACGTTTACCTGGCATTTCGTTCCAGATTTCATCGGCTGTGAATGACATGATAGGTGCCATCCAACGAACCAGTGCTTCTACAATGTAGTAAAGCGCAGTTTGACAACTACGTTGTGCATGACCACCACGTTTTGCTGTGTACTGACGGTCTTTAATCACGTCTAAGTAGAAAGAACCCATTTCAACTGAACAGAACTGCATTAAACGCTGAGTTACTGTGTGTAGGTTGTAGTCTTCGTATGCTTTAACGATCTCTTCTTGAGCCGCCATAGCACGACCTACAGCCCAACGATCAAGTGCAACCATCTCTTCAACTGGTACACAATCAGTTTCAGGATTGAAGCCATTTAAGTTCGCAAGGAAGAAACGTGCAGTGTTACGAATACGACGGTAAGCATCAGCAGAACGCTTTAGGATCTCGTCAGATACTGCAACTTCACCCGTGTAATCGGTAGATGCTACCCATAGACGAAGAATATCAGCACCAAGCTTGTTAGTGACATCTTTCGGTGCAACCACGTTACCCACTGATTTCGACATTTTACGGCCTTGACCGTCAACCACGAAGCCATGTGTTAACACTTGCTTGTACGGG
This region includes:
- the lspA gene encoding signal peptidase II, yielding MTNSAPQQALTLKQSGIRWLWLAIVVFIIDNGTKLLVMDSMGYGWPNRIEITPFFNLLYVHNTGAAFSFLSSAGGWQRWLFAAIAFGVCGLLTLWMRRTPVTNKMANIAYALIIGGALGNLFDRLYHGFVVDFLDFYYGSYHWPAFNIADSAICLGAVLLILDGFKADKTAKVH